Proteins encoded together in one Streptomyces umbrinus window:
- a CDS encoding metallophosphoesterase family protein: MSHSSRDTAEGAGWGTAERGDYKHLMPHRVEKLSWLNPKTLWPARNGVLASWFGDPTGRTRSRWVEQRTVAGAPADKVVRRDDPDRFSFMVIGDTGEGDDPQYAVVPGFLKVSQDTRFAVLASDVVYPVGTADDYGTKFHRPYKDYQAPIYAIPGNHDWYEDLQGFMRVFCEAPPLTPEASHRPLTPAWLRALLWHKPRAADEQRLAEARQLRSSPAQQAVQPGPYWAVDAGPVRIIGIDTGLLGTVDAEQGRWLREVSKGDIPKILITGSPLYVDAEHHPCPIDGGGTVADIVRDPDHHYVAAIGGDIHNYQRYPVTVDGRTIQYVVAGGGGAFMHATHTVPRVSVAGVAEDDFRCYPLRGDSLAFYSRLYGRRLRMRRFFTLTEAEATAVIAKRLGVRPTRAQASPARVTLRTRLVASLLGAGGRPDRTSRFRLPVRKAYTQLLSPGSATYSPPFFKCFLRLDVTPDSVRLRCFSATGNRQQEIDPPVEDEVTISL, translated from the coding sequence ATGTCACACTCTTCACGCGACACCGCCGAGGGCGCCGGCTGGGGCACCGCGGAACGCGGCGACTACAAGCACCTGATGCCGCACCGGGTCGAAAAGCTCTCCTGGCTCAACCCGAAGACGCTCTGGCCCGCCCGCAACGGCGTACTGGCCTCCTGGTTCGGCGACCCCACCGGCCGAACCCGCAGCCGCTGGGTGGAGCAGCGGACAGTCGCCGGGGCACCCGCCGACAAGGTGGTCCGGCGCGACGATCCGGACCGCTTCTCCTTCATGGTCATCGGGGACACGGGAGAGGGCGACGACCCGCAATATGCCGTCGTGCCAGGCTTTCTGAAGGTCAGTCAGGACACGCGGTTCGCGGTTCTCGCCAGTGATGTGGTCTATCCGGTCGGCACCGCCGACGACTACGGCACGAAGTTCCATCGTCCGTACAAGGACTACCAGGCGCCCATCTACGCGATACCCGGCAACCACGACTGGTACGAGGACCTGCAGGGCTTCATGCGGGTCTTCTGCGAGGCCCCGCCTCTCACACCGGAAGCCTCGCACCGCCCGCTGACGCCCGCCTGGCTGCGGGCGCTGCTGTGGCACAAGCCGCGCGCCGCCGACGAGCAACGCCTCGCCGAGGCACGGCAGTTGCGCTCGTCCCCCGCCCAACAGGCCGTCCAGCCCGGCCCGTACTGGGCCGTCGACGCCGGGCCGGTGCGCATCATAGGCATCGACACCGGCCTGCTGGGGACCGTCGACGCAGAGCAGGGCCGCTGGCTCCGGGAGGTGTCCAAGGGAGACATCCCGAAGATCCTCATCACCGGCTCCCCCTTGTACGTGGACGCCGAGCACCACCCCTGCCCGATCGACGGCGGCGGAACCGTCGCCGACATCGTGCGCGACCCGGACCACCACTACGTGGCCGCGATAGGCGGTGACATCCACAACTACCAGCGCTATCCGGTGACGGTGGACGGCCGCACCATCCAGTACGTGGTCGCCGGTGGCGGCGGAGCCTTCATGCACGCCACCCACACAGTGCCGCGCGTCTCCGTCGCCGGTGTCGCCGAGGACGACTTCCGCTGCTACCCGCTGCGCGGCGACTCGCTCGCCTTCTACAGCAGGCTCTACGGACGCCGGCTGCGCATGCGGCGCTTCTTCACCCTCACCGAGGCCGAGGCCACCGCCGTCATCGCGAAACGGCTCGGTGTCCGCCCGACCCGCGCTCAGGCCTCGCCCGCTCGCGTCACCCTGCGTACCCGCCTGGTCGCGAGCCTGCTGGGCGCCGGCGGCCGCCCGGACCGCACCTCCCGCTTCCGCCTCCCCGTGCGCAAGGCGTACACGCAACTGCTGTCCCCGGGCTCGGCCACGTACAGCCCGCCGTTCTTCAAGTGCTTCCTGCGCCTGGACGTCACTCCCGACTCGGTCC
- a CDS encoding GNAT family N-acetyltransferase — protein MTGAPRVRHARPADLPRVAELAAEHASYEKSAPPVPDLAERLGALLFDTPAPRLRCLVAELPDGEVVGYATCAPELSTWEGREYLIMDCLFLRDGNRGLGLGAALMEAVVAEARDLGLAEVQWQTPAWNEGAIRFYDRLGARAKEKLRYFLPVQG, from the coding sequence ATGACGGGCGCTCCACGTGTGAGGCACGCACGCCCCGCCGACCTGCCGCGCGTCGCCGAACTGGCCGCGGAGCACGCCTCGTACGAGAAGTCCGCACCGCCCGTCCCCGACCTCGCCGAACGGCTCGGGGCCCTTCTCTTCGACACGCCGGCACCTCGGTTGCGCTGCCTCGTGGCGGAGTTGCCCGACGGAGAGGTCGTCGGATACGCCACCTGCGCGCCCGAACTCTCCACCTGGGAGGGCCGCGAGTACCTCATCATGGACTGTCTCTTCCTTCGCGACGGCAACCGGGGCCTGGGCCTCGGCGCGGCGCTGATGGAGGCCGTGGTGGCCGAGGCGCGGGACCTGGGTCTGGCCGAGGTCCAGTGGCAGACCCCCGCGTGGAACGAGGGCGCGATCCGCTTCTACGACCGCCTCGGTGCACGCGCCAAGGAGAAACTCCGCTACTTCCTGCCGGTGCAGGGCTGA
- a CDS encoding LLM class F420-dependent oxidoreductase, whose product MDISVVAAAREDDSPVDEPLRVAAVADRLGYREVWAGEGPTWDAFVLATAIGLATERVTLTAGPVPVSVRDPLTIARGAASAAAVIGRPVGVALGTSSKRVVEGVHGRPRTRPAAALAESAEAVRGLMHGESGEAIVPGSTFRRRQRPPGGPLTVAAFGDRAIAVAAAHADRMLLDVVSPEQVRALRAKLTAAAELAGRTPPRLAAWLPAAVDPEPESVRQIMRSIVGYLTVPGYSDVFTAAGFGEAVDLARSDATPGTLLTALPPEAAHTLALLGDARTVRARIDAYAEAGLDEIAVVPATAGDPAGERTLTALADLVSG is encoded by the coding sequence ATGGACATCAGCGTGGTTGCCGCGGCACGAGAGGACGACAGCCCGGTCGACGAGCCGTTGCGGGTGGCCGCGGTGGCCGACCGGCTCGGATACCGCGAGGTGTGGGCCGGTGAGGGGCCCACCTGGGACGCGTTCGTACTCGCCACGGCGATCGGGCTCGCCACCGAGCGCGTCACGCTGACCGCCGGACCCGTCCCCGTCTCCGTACGAGACCCGCTGACCATCGCCAGAGGCGCGGCGTCCGCCGCCGCGGTGATCGGCCGCCCGGTCGGGGTGGCACTGGGGACGTCCAGCAAGCGGGTGGTCGAAGGCGTCCACGGCCGGCCCCGCACCCGACCCGCCGCCGCACTGGCAGAGTCCGCCGAGGCGGTACGCGGTCTCATGCACGGCGAATCAGGCGAGGCGATCGTGCCCGGAAGCACCTTCCGCCGCCGTCAGCGGCCGCCCGGAGGCCCGCTCACCGTGGCGGCGTTCGGAGACCGCGCGATCGCCGTGGCCGCCGCGCACGCCGACCGCATGCTCCTCGACGTTGTCTCCCCAGAACAAGTCCGCGCCCTGCGTGCCAAGTTGACCGCCGCCGCCGAGCTCGCGGGCCGGACGCCGCCGCGGCTGGCCGCCTGGCTTCCCGCGGCCGTCGACCCCGAGCCCGAGTCCGTCCGGCAGATCATGCGGAGCATCGTCGGCTACCTGACCGTCCCGGGATACAGCGACGTGTTCACCGCGGCCGGCTTCGGCGAGGCGGTCGACCTCGCCCGCTCCGACGCCACTCCGGGCACTCTCCTCACAGCACTCCCACCCGAGGCCGCCCACACACTCGCCCTGCTGGGAGACGCCCGGACCGTCCGCGCCCGCATTGACGCGTACGCCGAGGCGGGCCTCGACGAGATCGCCGTGGTCCCCGCCACGGCGGGCGACCCGGCGGGGGAGCGGACACTCACGGCGTTGGCGGACCTGGTGTCCGGGTGA
- a CDS encoding ABC transporter substrate-binding protein, protein MGSTAGPLGHTRRLVTGAVALLAAASLVTACGSGEDDSGGGEGGGGAANATGTDDGAKLTMWTRAATRPQSEALVKAYNASHNNEIELTVVPTDDYQAKVGAAAGSKDLPDLFASDVVFVPNYTSSGLFADITGRVDALPFADKLAQSHIKAGTYEDKKYVVPHTLDLSVLFYNKELYKQARLDPEKPPISLSEWDQQARAVDALGKGVNGTFFGGNCGGCGVFTWWPSIWAAGDEVLNKEGTEAELSSDTAKKVYDTYRGWVDDDIVAPGARDETGTTWTGVFPKGKVGVMPMPSTTLGLMPKDLDLGVAPIPGPDGGKSTFVGGDAIGISATSKSADQAWNFLAWSLGDKAQVDVVAANKDVVARTDLASNKYSDADPRLVTINELVTDGHTPYALRFGQTFNDPNGPWLTLMRNAVFGDGSKIEKGNEAVTASLAD, encoded by the coding sequence ATGGGGAGCACGGCCGGACCGCTTGGACACACACGCCGCCTCGTCACCGGTGCCGTCGCACTGCTCGCCGCCGCGAGCCTGGTCACCGCATGCGGATCGGGGGAGGACGACTCGGGCGGCGGCGAGGGAGGGGGCGGAGCAGCGAACGCCACGGGCACCGACGACGGCGCCAAGCTGACGATGTGGACGCGAGCCGCGACCCGGCCGCAGAGCGAGGCCCTGGTCAAGGCGTACAACGCGAGCCACAACAACGAGATCGAGCTGACCGTCGTCCCCACCGACGACTACCAGGCCAAGGTAGGCGCGGCCGCCGGGTCCAAGGACCTGCCCGACCTCTTCGCCTCGGACGTGGTGTTCGTCCCGAACTACACGTCAAGCGGCCTCTTCGCCGACATCACCGGACGCGTCGACGCCCTGCCCTTCGCCGACAAGCTGGCCCAGTCGCACATCAAGGCCGGTACGTACGAGGACAAGAAGTACGTCGTGCCGCACACCCTCGACCTGTCGGTGCTCTTCTACAACAAGGAGCTCTACAAGCAGGCGAGGCTCGACCCCGAGAAGCCGCCCATCAGCCTGAGCGAGTGGGACCAGCAGGCACGGGCCGTCGACGCGCTGGGCAAGGGCGTCAACGGCACCTTCTTCGGCGGCAACTGCGGCGGCTGCGGCGTCTTCACCTGGTGGCCGTCCATCTGGGCCGCGGGCGACGAGGTGCTCAACAAGGAAGGAACCGAGGCCGAGCTGTCCTCCGACACCGCGAAAAAGGTCTACGACACCTACCGCGGCTGGGTGGACGACGACATCGTCGCCCCCGGCGCACGCGACGAGACGGGCACGACGTGGACCGGGGTCTTCCCGAAGGGCAAGGTCGGCGTCATGCCGATGCCGTCGACCACCCTCGGACTGATGCCCAAGGACCTCGACCTCGGTGTCGCGCCCATCCCCGGGCCCGACGGCGGCAAGTCCACCTTCGTCGGCGGTGACGCCATCGGCATCTCCGCCACCAGCAAGTCGGCCGACCAGGCCTGGAACTTCCTCGCCTGGTCCCTGGGCGACAAGGCACAGGTCGACGTCGTCGCCGCGAACAAGGACGTGGTGGCCCGCACCGATCTCGCGTCCAACAAGTACTCCGACGCGGACCCGCGCCTCGTGACGATCAACGAACTCGTGACCGACGGCCACACCCCGTACGCCCTGAGGTTCGGCCAGACCTTCAACGACCCCAACGGCCCCTGGCTGACCCTGATGCGCAACGCGGTCTTCGGCGACGGGTCGAAGATCGAGAAGGGCAACGAGGCGGTCACAGCCTCACTGGCCGACTGA
- a CDS encoding glycoside hydrolase family 127 protein: MARSSVLPVAPTRGRLRPLGLDEVRITGGFWARRRHINATATLGHCRDWMERVGWTGNFRAAAEGRIQQDRRGREFTDADVYKLLEAMAWEAAGQGAGASLDAEVAALTEAIAPAQQPDGYLNTAFGGPGQEPRYSDLEWGHELYCYGYLVQAGVAQTRARGEGELAKIARRAADHVCATFGRGGIERVCGHPEIEMALVELARLTGEQRYLDQAALFVDRRGHGTLADPEFGRAYYQDDMPVTDATVLRGHAVRALYLAAGAVDVAVETGDEALLAAVQRQWEATVARRTYLTGGMGSHHRDEAFGDDFVLPPDRAYSETCAGVASVMLSWRLLLATGEPRFADLAERALFNVIATSPSDDGRAFFYANTLHRRRRGTTPSTDTDSPRAESSLRAPWFAVSCCPTNVARTLAQLPGYLATADDHGVQLHQYADSEITTSLAGGHCVALRVRTDYPSGGHVVVRIGRSPDRAWTVSLRVPAWAAGATTWLVDPDGARRVVAPGTAEVTRVFRAGDEIRLELPVVPRWTRADPRMDAIRGTAAVERGPLVYCAESVDLPGGLEVDAIRVDSSAEPTDGPEEPDGPDGVGGTVVVAGELVAHSEATDAAWPYQPLDRPLAANADPTGIVLVPYHSWAGRGPSTMRVWLPTAEPDRASGPENPEERDHSAEPDSNATGR; the protein is encoded by the coding sequence ATGGCGCGGTCATCCGTCCTGCCGGTGGCGCCGACCCGGGGCAGGCTGCGGCCACTCGGTCTCGACGAGGTAAGGATCACCGGAGGTTTCTGGGCCCGACGCCGCCACATCAACGCGACCGCCACACTCGGACACTGCCGCGACTGGATGGAACGCGTCGGCTGGACCGGCAACTTCCGGGCCGCCGCCGAGGGCCGGATCCAACAGGACCGGCGGGGCCGCGAGTTCACCGACGCCGATGTCTACAAGCTGCTCGAAGCCATGGCCTGGGAGGCCGCCGGGCAGGGCGCGGGCGCCTCGCTGGACGCCGAGGTCGCCGCGCTCACCGAAGCAATCGCACCGGCTCAGCAACCGGACGGCTACCTCAACACCGCCTTCGGCGGCCCGGGTCAGGAGCCGCGCTACAGCGACCTCGAATGGGGCCACGAGCTGTACTGCTACGGCTATCTCGTGCAGGCGGGCGTGGCCCAGACCCGCGCCCGGGGCGAGGGCGAGCTGGCGAAGATCGCCCGGCGGGCGGCCGACCACGTGTGCGCGACCTTCGGCCGGGGTGGCATCGAGCGCGTCTGCGGTCACCCGGAGATCGAGATGGCCCTGGTGGAGCTGGCCAGGCTGACAGGGGAGCAGCGCTACCTCGACCAGGCCGCGCTCTTCGTCGACCGCCGCGGACACGGCACCCTCGCCGATCCCGAGTTCGGCCGCGCCTACTACCAGGACGACATGCCCGTCACGGACGCCACAGTGCTCCGCGGACACGCCGTCCGCGCCCTCTACCTCGCGGCGGGCGCCGTCGACGTGGCCGTGGAGACCGGGGACGAAGCCCTGCTCGCCGCCGTCCAACGGCAGTGGGAGGCCACGGTCGCCCGGCGGACCTATCTGACCGGCGGCATGGGCTCGCACCACCGGGACGAGGCCTTCGGCGACGACTTCGTACTGCCGCCCGACCGCGCCTACTCGGAGACCTGCGCCGGTGTCGCTTCCGTGATGCTCAGCTGGCGGCTTCTGCTGGCCACCGGCGAGCCGCGCTTCGCGGACCTGGCCGAGCGGGCCCTGTTCAACGTGATCGCGACCTCCCCGTCCGACGACGGCAGGGCCTTCTTCTACGCCAACACCCTGCACCGGCGCCGCCGCGGCACCACACCCTCCACGGATACCGACAGCCCGCGCGCCGAGTCGAGCCTGCGCGCACCCTGGTTCGCGGTGTCCTGCTGCCCCACCAATGTGGCACGGACCCTGGCCCAACTGCCCGGGTATCTGGCCACGGCGGACGACCACGGCGTGCAGCTGCACCAGTACGCCGACTCGGAGATCACCACCTCCCTCGCGGGTGGCCACTGCGTCGCGCTGCGGGTCCGTACCGACTACCCGTCCGGCGGGCACGTGGTCGTACGGATCGGCAGGTCCCCGGACCGGGCCTGGACCGTGTCGCTGCGCGTCCCCGCATGGGCGGCGGGCGCAACCACGTGGCTGGTCGACCCGGACGGGGCACGCCGGGTCGTCGCCCCGGGCACGGCCGAGGTCACCCGGGTCTTCCGGGCGGGTGACGAGATCCGGCTCGAACTGCCCGTGGTCCCGCGCTGGACCCGCGCCGACCCGCGCATGGACGCGATACGCGGCACGGCGGCCGTGGAGCGCGGGCCGCTGGTGTACTGCGCCGAGTCAGTGGACCTGCCGGGCGGCCTCGAAGTCGACGCGATACGGGTGGACTCGTCCGCCGAGCCGACGGACGGACCCGAGGAACCGGACGGGCCGGACGGCGTGGGCGGTACCGTCGTCGTCGCCGGGGAACTCGTCGCACACTCCGAAGCGACCGACGCGGCCTGGCCGTACCAGCCGCTCGACCGTCCCCTGGCGGCGAACGCCGACCCTACGGGGATCGTCCTGGTTCCCTATCACTCCTGGGCCGGCCGAGGCCCCTCGACGATGCGCGTCTGGCTGCCCACCGCGGAACCGGACCGAGCCTCGGGGCCGGAGAACCCCGAGGAGCGGGACCATTCCGCAGAGCCGGACAGCAACGCCACAGGGAGGTAG
- a CDS encoding carbohydrate ABC transporter permease, protein MLTRALGRTPYYVVAGGLAVIFLFPLVWNAWASVSGQPGTAQESGHGLGNYRTLLDYDAGLWRYLLNSTVVSALTVALTLGVSLLGGYAFARFDFPGKNLLFLLTLAILMVPYATLLIPLYVLLGRLHLQNSLVGLSLVLAMFQLPFATFMMRISFEAVPRELEESALVDGCGTAGALRRVLLPAVRPGLITVGLFAFLAAWNDFIAPLILISDSEKAPLPLAVANLRQQSMGAVDYGATEAGVVVLAVPCLLLFLLLQRHYIRGFMSGALKG, encoded by the coding sequence GTGCTCACCCGCGCCCTCGGCCGGACGCCCTACTACGTCGTCGCAGGTGGTCTGGCCGTCATCTTCCTGTTCCCGCTGGTGTGGAACGCCTGGGCCTCGGTCAGCGGACAGCCGGGCACCGCGCAGGAGTCCGGCCACGGCCTCGGCAACTACCGGACGCTCCTCGACTACGACGCGGGCCTGTGGCGCTATCTCCTCAACAGCACCGTCGTGTCGGCGCTCACCGTCGCCCTGACCCTCGGGGTGTCGCTGCTGGGCGGCTACGCCTTCGCCCGCTTCGACTTCCCGGGCAAGAACCTGCTGTTCCTGCTCACCCTGGCGATCCTCATGGTTCCGTACGCCACCCTCCTCATCCCGCTCTACGTGCTGCTCGGCAGGCTCCACCTGCAGAACTCGCTGGTCGGGCTGAGCCTCGTACTGGCCATGTTCCAACTGCCGTTCGCCACCTTCATGATGCGGATCTCGTTCGAGGCGGTGCCGCGCGAACTGGAGGAGTCAGCGCTCGTCGACGGCTGCGGCACGGCGGGCGCGCTGCGCCGCGTCCTCCTGCCGGCGGTGCGTCCGGGGCTGATCACCGTGGGGCTCTTCGCGTTCCTCGCGGCCTGGAACGACTTCATCGCACCGCTGATCCTCATCTCCGACAGCGAGAAGGCGCCGCTGCCACTGGCGGTCGCGAACCTGCGGCAGCAGAGCATGGGCGCCGTCGACTACGGCGCCACCGAGGCCGGTGTGGTGGTACTTGCCGTGCCCTGCCTGCTCCTCTTCCTGCTGCTGCAACGGCACTACATACGCGGCTTCATGTCCGGCGCGCTCAAGGGCTGA
- a CDS encoding LacI family DNA-binding transcriptional regulator, whose protein sequence is MAQATGPSRSQPATLSDVARLAGVSIATASKALNGRSQVRAETRQRVIEAAERLSFRPNQVARGLLAGRTGTVGLLTSDLEGRFSIPILMGAEDAFGAGEVAVFLCDARGDAIREQHHVRALLSRRVDGLIVVGSRTDPRPSLGRELPVPVVYAYAPSEDSADLSIVPDSVGAGRLAVEHLIACGRTRIAHITGDPGYLASQERSEGALAALADAGLTLVGEPRFGVWSEGWGRAATAMLLDQHPDVDAVLCGSDQIARGVMDVLRERGHRVPEDVAVMGFDNWQVLTSASRPPLTSVDMNLEQVGRAAAHALFTAIAGARRSGVETLPCRVVIRGSTAPLS, encoded by the coding sequence ATGGCACAGGCCACCGGCCCCTCTCGTTCGCAGCCCGCCACGCTCAGCGACGTCGCCCGGCTGGCGGGGGTGTCCATCGCCACTGCTTCCAAGGCCCTCAACGGCCGCAGCCAGGTGCGGGCGGAGACGAGACAGCGGGTGATCGAGGCCGCCGAGCGGTTGTCGTTCCGTCCCAATCAGGTGGCGCGTGGCCTGCTGGCCGGGCGGACGGGCACGGTCGGGCTGCTCACCAGCGACCTGGAGGGCCGGTTCAGTATCCCGATCCTCATGGGCGCGGAGGACGCGTTCGGCGCGGGTGAGGTCGCCGTGTTCCTCTGCGACGCCCGGGGGGACGCGATCCGCGAGCAGCACCATGTCCGCGCGCTGCTCAGCCGCCGGGTCGACGGTCTCATCGTGGTGGGCAGCCGGACCGACCCACGTCCGTCACTGGGCCGCGAACTGCCCGTCCCCGTCGTCTACGCGTACGCGCCGTCCGAGGATTCCGCGGATCTGTCGATCGTCCCGGACAGTGTGGGCGCCGGACGGCTCGCGGTGGAGCATCTGATCGCCTGCGGTCGTACGCGGATCGCGCACATCACCGGTGACCCCGGGTACCTCGCCTCGCAGGAGCGGTCCGAGGGTGCCCTGGCCGCACTCGCCGACGCCGGCCTCACCCTCGTCGGCGAGCCTCGGTTCGGGGTGTGGTCGGAGGGCTGGGGCCGGGCGGCCACCGCGATGCTGCTCGACCAGCACCCTGACGTGGACGCCGTCCTGTGCGGAAGCGATCAGATCGCGCGCGGTGTCATGGACGTACTGCGCGAGCGCGGCCACCGTGTGCCGGAGGACGTGGCGGTCATGGGCTTCGACAACTGGCAGGTCCTGACCTCCGCCTCCCGGCCGCCCCTGACGAGCGTCGACATGAACCTGGAACAGGTGGGCCGCGCCGCCGCGCACGCGCTGTTCACCGCGATCGCCGGGGCACGGCGCTCGGGGGTCGAGACCCTGCCCTGCCGGGTGGTGATCAGGGGGTCGACGGCGCCCCTGTCCTGA
- a CDS encoding carbohydrate ABC transporter permease, with protein sequence MQVKAAARTAPPHRSPPERRIRPRRTPARRWTWTSRKAQGLAYAAPTAVFVTVFFVLPLLLVGQMSLSDWPLLTGDRGVNAPENYADAADSTLFWPAVRFTLLYTLLVTAVLLALALLLALLVQEFRPGAGFFRTVYFLPSALGLASASLLFWGLYSPTTGPLSGILESLGLVDDPVSFLGTSTSALLSTVFLIVWKFAGFYMLILLVGLQRIPHEVFEAARMDGASRGQIFRSITLPLLRPSLALCLLLCVTGSLLAFDQFFILTKGGPDNSTVTVVQLIYREAFQRLNLGTAAALSIIVLVVLLLLNVLQFRGLRRADES encoded by the coding sequence ATGCAGGTGAAGGCGGCCGCCAGAACGGCGCCCCCGCACCGGAGCCCGCCGGAGCGCCGGATCCGCCCCCGACGCACGCCCGCGCGCCGGTGGACGTGGACGTCCCGCAAGGCCCAGGGCCTCGCCTACGCGGCCCCGACGGCCGTGTTCGTCACGGTCTTCTTCGTACTGCCGCTGCTGCTCGTCGGACAGATGTCACTCAGCGACTGGCCGCTGCTCACGGGAGACCGGGGCGTCAACGCGCCCGAGAACTACGCCGACGCCGCCGACAGCACGCTGTTCTGGCCGGCGGTCCGCTTCACCCTTCTCTACACCCTGCTCGTCACGGCCGTACTCCTCGCCCTGGCACTCCTTCTCGCCCTGCTGGTGCAGGAGTTCCGCCCAGGCGCGGGCTTCTTCCGCACGGTCTACTTCCTGCCCAGTGCCCTGGGACTGGCCTCCGCGTCCCTGCTGTTCTGGGGCCTGTACAGCCCGACCACCGGCCCGCTCAGCGGCATCCTGGAGAGCCTCGGCCTGGTCGACGACCCGGTGTCCTTCCTGGGGACATCGACCTCCGCCCTGCTCTCCACGGTCTTCCTCATCGTCTGGAAGTTCGCGGGCTTCTACATGCTGATCCTCCTTGTGGGACTCCAGCGCATTCCCCACGAGGTGTTCGAGGCGGCCCGGATGGACGGCGCGAGCCGCGGGCAGATCTTCCGCTCCATCACGCTGCCGCTGCTGCGTCCGTCCCTCGCCCTGTGTCTGCTGCTCTGCGTGACCGGATCGCTGCTCGCCTTCGACCAGTTCTTCATCCTCACGAAGGGTGGACCGGACAACAGCACTGTCACCGTCGTCCAGTTGATCTACCGCGAGGCCTTCCAGCGGTTGAATCTCGGTACGGCCGCCGCTCTTTCGATCATCGTGCTGGTCGTGCTGCTCCTGCTCAACGTCCTCCAGTTCCGCGGTCTGCGCCGCGCCGACGAGTCATGA